Proteins from a single region of Halodesulfovibrio sp. MK-HDV:
- a CDS encoding TRAP transporter large permease codes for MSIPIAIAIAILVFTLFIGVPIPFAFFSSAAYLIFQGGYDPSFLLPYGFAKMNSVVLLTIPLFIMAGGVMDKGGIGDKLIDVVDVIAGRIRGGLGVVCVITCAIFGAVSGSSSATVSCIGSIMMPKLKRAGYPTGHAAALLASSGVLGILIPPSMLMILYAWMGNQSVLACFLAAFVPGLILTTLLSLVNLYMLRNNKNIQVADHGDLATTSKLFVKKSVKASPALMMPVIILGGIYGGIMTPTEAAAVAVLYAIPVAMFVYRGLKARDLMKTLIESATTTGVIMAMTFAVMILSRLYIMEDLPSQVMSVLTSVSENKYVILMMINVFMLIMGMLMDDVSGILLGTPLLLPLVTQLGVDPVHFAAIMGVNLGMGNVTPPTAPLLYLSGRISGARVNTMLKPTIILILFAWLPTLIITTYIPEVSLWLVKLAMG; via the coding sequence ATGTCTATTCCTATCGCAATAGCAATCGCTATTTTGGTATTTACACTGTTCATCGGCGTGCCAATTCCGTTTGCGTTCTTTAGCTCTGCTGCATACTTAATTTTTCAGGGTGGCTACGATCCTAGCTTCCTGCTGCCATACGGCTTTGCAAAAATGAACTCTGTTGTTCTACTAACCATCCCGCTCTTTATTATGGCAGGTGGTGTTATGGACAAGGGGGGCATCGGGGACAAGCTTATTGATGTTGTCGATGTTATTGCCGGTCGTATTCGCGGTGGGCTTGGCGTAGTATGCGTTATCACTTGTGCTATCTTTGGTGCAGTATCCGGTTCTTCTTCCGCAACCGTATCCTGTATCGGCTCCATCATGATGCCTAAGCTCAAGCGTGCAGGCTACCCTACCGGACATGCTGCGGCGCTCCTCGCAAGCTCCGGCGTACTTGGTATCCTTATTCCACCTTCCATGCTTATGATTTTATACGCGTGGATGGGTAACCAGTCCGTTCTGGCCTGCTTCCTCGCAGCATTTGTTCCGGGTCTTATCCTTACTACTCTGCTCAGCCTTGTTAACTTGTACATGCTGCGTAACAACAAAAATATTCAAGTTGCAGATCACGGTGACCTTGCAACCACAAGTAAACTCTTTGTAAAAAAGAGTGTTAAGGCTTCTCCAGCACTCATGATGCCTGTCATCATCCTCGGTGGTATCTACGGCGGTATCATGACTCCTACAGAAGCTGCTGCGGTTGCTGTACTGTATGCTATCCCTGTTGCTATGTTTGTATACCGCGGGCTTAAAGCACGCGACCTCATGAAGACTCTTATTGAATCAGCAACAACCACAGGCGTTATTATGGCTATGACCTTTGCGGTTATGATCCTTTCCCGCCTGTACATTATGGAAGATCTACCTTCTCAGGTAATGTCTGTCCTTACTTCTGTATCCGAAAACAAATATGTCATCCTTATGATGATCAACGTGTTCATGCTCATCATGGGTATGCTCATGGACGACGTTTCCGGTATTCTGCTCGGTACTCCACTGCTGTTGCCACTCGTAACTCAACTTGGTGTTGACCCAGTTCACTTTGCTGCCATCATGGGTGTTAACCTCGGTATGGGGAACGTTACACCACCAACGGCACCATTGCTTTACCTTTCCGGTCGAATATCCGGTGCCCGTGTAAACACAATGCTTAAACCGACCATTATTCTGATTCTATTTGCATGGCTGCCTACACTGATTATTACCACTTACATTCCAGAAGTATCACTCTGGCTTGTTAAACTGGCCATGGGTTAA